The region CGCGCGCCTGCACGAGCGCGGCCTGCGCGGCGAGCACGTCGACGAGCGCCTTGGCGCCCACGCGGTACTGGAGGTCCACCGCTTCCACGTCGGCCTGCGCGGCCGCGATCTGGAGCGCCTGCAGCGCGATCGTCTGCTCGGCGGTGCGGAGGGCGGCCAGGTTCTGCACCATGCCCTCGCGCGCCGCGAGCCGCGCGTCGTCCAGGCTCACCCGCGCATTGTCGGCGTTGGCGTTGGCCTGCACCACGCCCAGCTCTCGCTGGAAGTTGTTGAACAGCGAGTAGCTGACGCCGAAGCTCAGGTTGTTGTGGTTGGACTGCGAGCCGCCGCCCAGCACGAAGTCCCGCGACGTATAGTTGATGCCGAAGTTGTACGAGACGTACACCGTGGGCAGGTACGGGGAGAGCGCCGCCCACCGGCTGGACCGGCTCGCCGACGCCAACGCCGCCGCCTGTTGCACCGTGGGACCGTTCACCGCGAGCTGGATGAGCGCCGCGCTGTCGAGCGCGATGCGCGGCACGGCGGCGGTGTCGGCGGCCATCGCCGTCACTTCGAACGGCGCGCCCACGAGGCGCGTGAGCGCGGCATTGGCGGTGGCGATGTTCCCGCGGGCCGTGATCAGCGCCAGGCGGGCGGTGCCCACCGCCACGAGACTGTGCAGCGAGTCGGCCCGCGAGAGCTGGCCGCCCGCGATCTTGGCCTCGGTCACCGCCATCGCCTCGTTGGCCTGTTCGAGCTGGCGCTCCGCCGCCGCCTCGGATTCGCGCGCTGCGAGCACCGCGAAGTACTGCTGCTTGACGTTGAGGGCCACGGTAAACCGCTGCACGGTCTGGTTCTGATCGGCCGCCTGGAGGCCCGCCTGCGCGGCGCGATAATCGAGCCAGCGCTGCCCCCCGTCAAACAGCTCGAGGCTGGCCGAATATCCCTTGCCGTAGCTCCACGGATCGCCCGTATACGGCACGAGCTTGCCCTGGAAGAACGTCGCGCCGCCCGATCGGCTGGCTCCCTGGTTCAGGCTCAGATTGGGCAGGAATTGGGCAATCGCACTCTTCACGGTGGCGTTCGCCACCCGTGCCGAGTTGCGCGCCTGCGCCGTGACCGGGGAATTTCGGCGCGCCAGCTGCACGGCCTGGTCGAGCCCGATCGGGCGCGGGCCGGCGTCGGGCTGCTGGGCCGCGGCCATCGCCAGCGGCAGGGCGACGAGCGGGACGGCGATACGGGCGAGCAGACGCATGGCTTCCTCGGTGGAGGTGACGTGGCCATGCGTTGCAAGCGCCGTGCCGCTGCCGTGCGCCCGCAAGTGGTCGCTGGGCAAGACGTTGAGCGGGCGCCGCGTGAACGGCATCGCATCGCAGTGGCCGGATATGGGACGCGCCGTCCCATATCCGGACATCGGCGCCGAGATGCTACGCCGAGATCACGTGCCGGGCGAGCAGCAGCAGTTGGTCGATGGCAAACGGTTTCGAGAGGAAGGCGTGGCCGCCGGTGCCCGTCACGGCCTCGGTTCCCTGGCTCGACCCGCTCATGAAGAGCACGCGCATGTCGGCGCGCGTGGGGGCGAGCCGCGCCACGAGTTCGCGACCGTCCATCCCCGGCATGTGAAAGTCACTCACCACGAGGTGGATGGGGCCCTTATGCTCGGCCGACACGCGCATGGCTTCCCCGCCATGGCTGGCCTCGAGCACGGTGTAGCCGTGCCGGCGCAGCGCGCGAGCGATGCTGCCGCGCAACACGTCCTCGTCCTCCACCACCAGCACGGTCTCCGTCCCCATGAGCGTGCGCACATCCACGCTGGGCGGCGGCGTCTTGCGAATGGCGAGGCGGTCCTCCGGCAGTTCGGAGGGCAGGCACACGGTGAACGTCGTGCCCTCCCCCACCCGGCTGTCGGCGCGCACGTGTCCCCCGGCCTGCTTGACGATGCCGTAGACGGTGGACAATCCGAGGCCGGTGCCCTGACCCGGCGGCTTGGTGGTGAAGAACGGATCGAAGATCTGCCGCAGGGTCGCGTCGTCGATGCCGGTGCCGTTGTCGCGCACACTCAGCAGCGTGTAGTTCCCGGGCCTGAGGCCGGCATATCGCTTGGCGTCCTGCTCGTCGAGCGCGGCGTTGGACCCTTCGATGACGATGCGCCCACCGCTGGGCATCGCATCCACCGCATTGATCACGAGGTTCATGAGCACCTGCTCGAGCTGCATGGGATCGATGTGGACGATGCCGAGCGGCTGATCGAGCTGTACCTGCAGTTGTACCGCGTCACCGGTGACACGCCGCAGCATGGGCTCGAGTTCCGTGATGACCTCGCCCACCGCCAGGGCCCGCGGAATGATCGCCTGCTTGCGGCTCATCGTGAGCATCTGCCGCGACAACGCGGCCGCGCGCTCGCCCGCCGACCGGATCTCCTTGATCTCCTCGCGGCCCACCCCGCCCTCCGGGATCTCCAGGAGCACCAGATCGCAGTAGCTGCGGATCACGGTGAGCAGATTGTTGAAATCGTGGGCGATCCCGGCGGCGAGCCGGCCCACCGCTTCGAGTTTCTGCGCGTGATGGAACTGCTCCTGCAGCTCGCGGTGGTCGGTGGTGTCGATGGCGGCCACTCCGAGCCCCAGCATCTCGCCGCCGGCGCCGACGACCGGATACACGTTGAGCAGGAGGTACCGGGCGCGGCCGTTCGGACCCGGTTCGGGCCGCATCATGTCCAGATTGCGCAGCGGCTCGCGGGTGCGACCCACCTGGAGCAGCGCCTTCTCGATGTCCGGACTGAGATGGGGATTCACCTCGCGGAGCGTCTTGCCCACGTGCTCGGCGGCCGAGAGGCCGGTGATCGACGCAATGGCGTCGTTCACCTGCAGGTAGCGCAGTTGGGGATCGAGCAGCGAGAGACCGATGGGCGAACTGTTCAGCGCCGCGTCGAGAAGCGCCGAGCTCCGCTGGCGTTCCTGCGTTTCCCGCACCGCGAGGTCGTGCGCCCGCCGCTCGGCGCCCACCGCCTCGCCAAGCTCGGTGTTCGCCACTTCGAGTTCCTGCACCTGCTGCTCCAGCTCCACCGCCTGCTCTTCGAGCTGTGCCTGCTGCTCCACGACCTGCTCGGCCTGATCGGCAAACCGACGTCCCGACGCGACCACGATTCCGGCCATCAGGCCGCTGGGGATGAGCATCGCGATCACGGCCAGCCACGCGGCCAGGCGGCTGTTGGCGTGGCGGTCGTCGTAGAGCACGTCCTCGGCGGTCAGGAACTCGCCGAAGGCCGTCTCCACCGGCGCGAACAGCTGGTCGCCGAGGGCCGGCGACACGCCGCTGCCGAGCGTTCCGGCCAACGCCGGCGA is a window of Gemmatimonadaceae bacterium DNA encoding:
- a CDS encoding TolC family protein: MRLLARIAVPLVALPLAMAAAQQPDAGPRPIGLDQAVQLARRNSPVTAQARNSARVANATVKSAIAQFLPNLSLNQGASRSGGATFFQGKLVPYTGDPWSYGKGYSASLELFDGGQRWLDYRAAQAGLQAADQNQTVQRFTVALNVKQQYFAVLAARESEAAAERQLEQANEAMAVTEAKIAGGQLSRADSLHSLVAVGTARLALITARGNIATANAALTRLVGAPFEVTAMAADTAAVPRIALDSAALIQLAVNGPTVQQAAALASASRSSRWAALSPYLPTVYVSYNFGINYTSRDFVLGGGSQSNHNNLSFGVSYSLFNNFQRELGVVQANANADNARVSLDDARLAAREGMVQNLAALRTAEQTIALQALQIAAAQADVEAVDLQYRVGAKALVDVLAAQAALVQARAALIQARLQARTAGAQIEALIGRDLE
- a CDS encoding ATP-binding protein — translated: MDATARPLRRRRREGGIAGLRRYSMLFAVALVAFGVAEVLVFAVQRSAANWADHSRQVAALARTAEMAALERQASVRDHLLSATQDVRAAARTAGARLTADLDSLVTLTADNPQQQARVRAIAAAVGAWNSDFASPALAGTLGSGVSPALGDQLFAPVETAFGEFLTAEDVLYDDRHANSRLAAWLAVIAMLIPSGLMAGIVVASGRRFADQAEQVVEQQAQLEEQAVELEQQVQELEVANTELGEAVGAERRAHDLAVRETQERQRSSALLDAALNSSPIGLSLLDPQLRYLQVNDAIASITGLSAAEHVGKTLREVNPHLSPDIEKALLQVGRTREPLRNLDMMRPEPGPNGRARYLLLNVYPVVGAGGEMLGLGVAAIDTTDHRELQEQFHHAQKLEAVGRLAAGIAHDFNNLLTVIRSYCDLVLLEIPEGGVGREEIKEIRSAGERAAALSRQMLTMSRKQAIIPRALAVGEVITELEPMLRRVTGDAVQLQVQLDQPLGIVHIDPMQLEQVLMNLVINAVDAMPSGGRIVIEGSNAALDEQDAKRYAGLRPGNYTLLSVRDNGTGIDDATLRQIFDPFFTTKPPGQGTGLGLSTVYGIVKQAGGHVRADSRVGEGTTFTVCLPSELPEDRLAIRKTPPPSVDVRTLMGTETVLVVEDEDVLRGSIARALRRHGYTVLEASHGGEAMRVSAEHKGPIHLVVSDFHMPGMDGRELVARLAPTRADMRVLFMSGSSQGTEAVTGTGGHAFLSKPFAIDQLLLLARHVISA